Proteins co-encoded in one Nicotiana sylvestris chromosome 7, ASM39365v2, whole genome shotgun sequence genomic window:
- the LOC104236136 gene encoding cation/calcium exchanger 3-like, giving the protein MEALNRFYCRKRSRFRGIFNGLCLSVLVLFFFHRQNVLQSPFSKKSYSFIRSFKISTVRREIVEIQGVGVSTSNLKFCAGLYKHKGYSTKCEYLKVNPQCNSGGFFNYLMFFYCDCESLSFLGYVTLAIWLIGLFYLLGNTAADYFCCCLEKLSNLLKLPPTVAGVTLLPLGNGAPDVFASIAAFMGSDSGEVGLNSVLGGAVFVTCVVVGTVSLCVAEQCIRIDKKSFIRDLCFFIVALVSLLALLIIGKVTVLGAVAFVSIYLVYAVFVAVNEMLRNRRGSSSSSSLKLDSVAPLLPVTASMLSSSVDGEHDSLRVPLIKSESIDGLVHLQGQMPHWMWLSNVAIFSDEVVKDNRGESPMALWGWNEQDDVNYQSSSFSCSKLFSLLEIPLTLPRRLTIPIVDEERWSKVYAVSSATLAPLLLAFLWNTQDDLHYPASAAYVVGAIVGGILGGIAFIYTNVDHPPRRCLFPWLFGGFFMSIIWFYIVANELVALLVAFGVIFGIKPSILALTVLAWGNSMGDLMSNVAIAVNSADGVQIAMSGCYAGPMFNTLIGLGISMLLGSLSKKPQSYMFPRDDSLYYTMGFLVLALVWALVVLPRNDMRPSKLLGLGLMTIYVVFLSSRAMLAMGDGSFNEKGSPVH; this is encoded by the coding sequence atggaagCTTTGAACCGTTTTTACTGTAGGAAAAGGTCCAGGTTTCGTGGAATTTTCAATGGACTTTGTTTGTCTGTTttggttcttttcttcttccatAGACAAAATGTTCTTCAAAGTCCATTTTCTAAGAAATCTTATTCCTTTATTAGGAGCTTCAAAATTAGTACTGTTAGAAGGGAAATTGTTGAAATTCAAGGTGTTGGGGTGTCAACTAGTAATCTCAAATTCTGTGCAGGGTTGTATAAACATAAAGGTTACAGTACTAAATGTGAGTATTTAAAGGTTAATCCTCAATGTAATTCAGGGGGTTTCTTTAATTATCTTATGTTCTTTTACTGTGACTGTGAAAGTTTGAGTTTTTTAGGGTATGTGACACTTGCCATTTGGTTGATTGGTTTGTTCTATTTATTGGGAAATACCGCTGCTGATTACTTCTGTTGTTGTCTTGAAAAGTTGTCTAATTTGTTAAAACTGCCACCAACTGTAGCTGGTGTTACTCTTCTCCCTTTAGGGAATGGAGCACCTGATGTTTTTGCGAGTATTGCTGCTTTTATGGGCAGTGATTCTGGGGAAGTGGGGTTGAATAGTGTTCTTGGTGGAGCTGTTTTTGTTACCTGTGTTGTAGTTGGTACTGTGTCCTTGTGTGTTGCTGAGCAATGTATTAGGATTGATAAGAAATCTTTTATTAGGGATTTGTGTTTCTTTATTGTAGCGCTCGTTTCGCTTCTAGCTCTTTTGATTATAGGCAAGGTGACTGTTTTAGGTGCTGTTGCCTTTGTCTCTATTTATTTGGTGTATGCTGTTTTTGTTGCTGTAAATGAGATGTTGAGGAATCGtcgtggtagtagtagtagtagtagtttgAAGTTGGATTCGGTTGCTCCATTGTTACCGGTTACAGCAAGTATGTTGTCTAGTAGTGTAGATGGAGAGCACGATTCTTTACGTGTGCCTCTTATTAAGTCGGAATCTATAGATGGATTGGTGCATCTACAGGGTCAGATGCCACATTGGATGTGGCTTTCGAATGTGGCAATTTTCTCTGATGAAGTTGTGAAGGACAATCGCGGAGAAAGTCCAATGGCTTTGTGGGGTTGGAATGAACAGGACGATGTGAATTATCAGTCGTCTTCCTTTTCGTGTTCCAAGTTGTTTTCACTGCTAGAAATACCATTGACACTTCCAAGAAGGTTAACAATTCCCATTGTCGATGAGGAAAGATGGTCAAAAGTATATGCTGTTTCCAGTGCTACGTTGGCGCCCCTGCTTTTAGCGTTCCTTTGGAACACTCAGGACGATTTGCACTACCCTGCTAGCGCTGCATATGTTGTTGGTGCTATAGTTGGTGGTATACTTGGAGGTATTGCATTTATCTACACAAATGTTGATCATCCGCCTCGTAGATGCTTATTTCCATGGCTTTTCGGTGGATTCTTTATGAGTATCATTTGGTTTTACATCGTGGCTAACGAGCTAGTGGCGTTGCTAGTGGCATTTGGTGTTATCTTTGGTATCAAACCATCGATTCTAGCATTAACTGTATTGGCATGGGGCAACTCAATGGGTGACTTAATGTCAAATGTCGCGATAGCAGTGAATAGTGCAGATGGTGTGCAGATTGCTATGTCAGGATGTTACGCCGGGCCTATGTTCAACACACTTATTGGTTTAGGCATCTCAATGCTCCTTGGATCTTTGTCAAAGAAGCCACAATCGTATATGTTTCCAAGAGATGATAGCTTGTATTACACAATGGGATTTCTAGTGTTGGCACTAGTTTGGGCACTAGTCGTGCTACCTCGAAACGATATGCGCCCGAGCAAGTTGTTAGGGTTGGGACTTATGACTATTTATGTAGTTTTTCTATCAAGTAGAGCTATGCTTGCTATGGGAGATGGTTCATTTAATGAAAAGGGCAGTCCAGTGCACTAA